Proteins co-encoded in one Rattus rattus isolate New Zealand chromosome 5, Rrattus_CSIRO_v1, whole genome shotgun sequence genomic window:
- the LOC116900033 gene encoding N-acetyllactosaminide alpha-1,3-galactosyltransferase-like, translating to MRYKVLILLLLVLMSLYAQYREYPFSLKKLQMTYQCWSLKNQPELQLSDWFNATMDSTRMGLRATNWSAPIVWTGTYNELVLANYYEKHPVAVGLIVFAVGSYIWYYLGRFLESANMFFMVNQKVIIYVMLDDFSSMPWIDLSRHRTLKIFRVKQERRWQDISMMRMKIISEHIADHIQYEVDYVFCMDVDQIFKANYGLETLGDSVAQLHTYWYKESPNKVPYERNEASEAYIAVGEGDFYYHAAVFGGTTTQVLKITQDCARAIMKDKKNNIEAVWHDESHLNKYFFLHRPTKLLSPEYCWDLGQNKTPDIKSVKLIWNYKNYNLLRRHL from the exons ATGAGATACAAAGTATTAATCCTGTTGCTGTTGGTGTTAATGTCTCTCTATGCCCAGTATAGAGAATACCCTTTCAG TTTAAAGAAACTGCAGATGACATATCAGTGCTG GTCTCTGAAAAACCAACCAGAACTACAGCTCTCAGACTGGTTTAACGCCAC AATGGACTCTACACGCATGGGCCTGAGAGCTACTAACTGGTCAGCCCCGATTGTGTGGACTGGCACTTACAATGAATTAGTCTTGGCAAATTATTATGAAAAGCATCCGGTTGCCGTGGGGTTGATCGTGTTTGCGGTGGGAAG CTACATTTGGTACTACTTAGGTCGCTTTCTGGAATCTGCTAATATGTTTTTCATGGTCAACCAGAAGGTCATCATTTATGTCATGCTGGACGACTTTTCCTCTATGCCATGGATCGATCTGAGTCGGCATCGGACACTAAAGATTTTCAGAGTTAAGCAGGAGAGGAGGTGGCAAGACATCAGCATGATGCGTATGAAGATCATCAGTGAGCACATCGCCGACCACATACAGTACGAGGTCGACTACGTCTTCTGCATGGACGTGGATCAGATATTCAAAGCCAACTATGGTCTGGAGACTCTGGGGGACTCTGTAGCACAGCTACATACCTATTGGTACAAGGAAAGCCCAAACAAAGTACCTTATGAGAGAAATGAAGCGTCAGAAGCGTACATAgccgtgggggagggggacttttATTACCACGCTGCTGTCTTTGGAGGCACAACCACTCAGGTTCTCAAGATTACCCAGGACTGTGCCCGAGCCATTatgaaagataagaaaaataatatcgaAGCAGTTTGGCATGACGAAAGCCATTTAAACAAGTATTTCTTTCTCCACAGACCCACTAAACTCTTGTCACCAGAGTACTGCTGGGATTTAGGTCAGAATAAGACTCCTGACATTAAGAGTGTTAAGCTCATTTGGAATTATAAGAATTATAATCTTCTTAGGAGGCACCTGTAA